The following nucleotide sequence is from Borrelia coriaceae.
CTATTAATAAATTGTCATGTATTTTAATGCTTGGACTTCAGGGTTCTGGAAAAACTACAACATGTGCAAAGCTTGCTATGCGACTTAAATCAGAAAATCGAAAAGTTCTTCTTGTTGCTGCGGATACTTTTAGAGCAGCAGCGATTGAGCAGATAAAGGTTTTGGGGCTGCAAATAGGTGTTTCTGTTTTTTCTCTTGAAGGTGAGAGTGATCCTATTAAAGTTGTGAAAAAGTCTATCGAATATGCTAAAGCAGATCTTTTTGATACTGTAATAGTAGATACTAGAGGACGCCTTGAGATTGAAGATTTGTTGCTAAGAGAAATAGTAAAGATTAAAGATATTATAACTCCTACAGAAACAATATTAGTTGCCGATGCAATGACGGGCCAAGTTGCTGTAAATATTGCTAAAGAATTTAATGATAGTGTTGGAATTACGGGTGTAATTTTTACAAAATTTGATTCTGATGCTAGGAGTGGTGCTGTACTATCACTTAAGACTATTTGCGGTGCGCCTATTAAATTTGTTGGCGTTGGAGAGAAGCCTGAGGATCTTGATGTTTTTTATCCAGATAGAGTTGCTTCACGAATTCTTGGTATGGGAGATGTTGTTAGTCTTGTTGAAAAAGCCCAAAGTGTTATAGATAAAGAAGAGGCTTTAAGATTTGAGGAAAAATTTAGAAAAGCTAACTTTAATTTTGAAGATTATTTAAATCAATTTAAGTATATGCGTAATATGGGTGGGATTTCTAGTTTGATGGGGATGCTTCCAGGCATATCATCAGAGATGTTAGGACGTGGTCTTAATGAGAAAGAGCTTAAAAGAGAGGAGGCAATCATTCTTTCTATGACTAAGAGAGAGAGGCTAAATCCTGTCATTTTAAATAGCCCTTCAAGGAAGAAAAGAGTGGCTTTGGGAAGTGGAACGACGATTTTTGAGGTAAATAAGCTTATTAAGAAATTTAGTCAGATGGTTTTAATGATGAAAAAAATGAAAAATAAGAGCTTTCAAAATAAGATAGCATCTCTTTTGGGAGGTAAAGGAGGAATTGTAGATTGAGTGTTAGAATAAGATTAAAAAGGATGGGCGCAAAAAAGAGGCCTTATTATCGAATCGTAGTAATGGATTCTGCTTCGTCTAGGGATGGACGAGCTATTGAAGAGCTTGGATATTACCATCCTGTTGAGAGGCAAAATCAAGTCAAAATCAATGGGGATAAGTTTAGAGATTGGATAAGCAAAGGAGCTATTCCAAGTGATACGGTTAAGAAAATTTTAAATAAAAATAATTTTAAAGTTGAGAGTTAGGAGGACTTAATGAAAGAGTACGGTAATGAAATTGAGCTTATAGAATTTGTAGTTAAATCTCTTGTAGATAAAAGAGATGAGGTTAAGTTGAATGTAGTTGAAGGTGAGAAATCTACTATTTTAGAATTAAGAGTTTCTGCAAATGATGTTGGAAAAATAATTGGAAGAAGAGGACGCATTGCAAGGGCTATTAGGACGCTTCTTAGTGCTTGTGCTGCAAAA
It contains:
- the ffh gene encoding signal recognition particle protein: MFENLGAGFRDFVKYISGKSVINEKNIEAAVDTIKNALIEADVNLRVVRRFVNSVVEEAKGIKVLRGIDPKSQFIKIVNDKLINFLGDKHSELILNPINKLSCILMLGLQGSGKTTTCAKLAMRLKSENRKVLLVAADTFRAAAIEQIKVLGLQIGVSVFSLEGESDPIKVVKKSIEYAKADLFDTVIVDTRGRLEIEDLLLREIVKIKDIITPTETILVADAMTGQVAVNIAKEFNDSVGITGVIFTKFDSDARSGAVLSLKTICGAPIKFVGVGEKPEDLDVFYPDRVASRILGMGDVVSLVEKAQSVIDKEEALRFEEKFRKANFNFEDYLNQFKYMRNMGGISSLMGMLPGISSEMLGRGLNEKELKREEAIILSMTKRERLNPVILNSPSRKKRVALGSGTTIFEVNKLIKKFSQMVLMMKKMKNKSFQNKIASLLGGKGGIVD
- a CDS encoding KH domain-containing protein, whose amino-acid sequence is MKEYGNEIELIEFVVKSLVDKRDEVKLNVVEGEKSTILELRVSANDVGKIIGRRGRIARAIRTLLSACAAKTNRRVQLEILD
- the rpsP gene encoding 30S ribosomal protein S16, which gives rise to MSVRIRLKRMGAKKRPYYRIVVMDSASSRDGRAIEELGYYHPVERQNQVKINGDKFRDWISKGAIPSDTVKKILNKNNFKVES